One genomic region from Daphnia magna isolate NIES linkage group LG10, ASM2063170v1.1, whole genome shotgun sequence encodes:
- the LOC116932020 gene encoding phospholipid-transporting ATPase IF-like isoform X1, whose product MQVTLDTIPKDKIRTDDELFNDKPTTKRYERLRSFNSAPLHRRQCLHNVPAIFNASDLSNLMENFRRWRQSTRKAAANRFIFVGNAVPQNASPPAEYDRQKFCDNEIVSSKYTALNFLPKNLFEQFRRIANFYFLCIAIIQIVSDSPTSPITSILPLIFVVVVTAVKQGYEDFLRHRNDRQVNEQLIDVVRNGELQKVKSKDIHVGDVLRIEEDDSFPCDLVLLASSYAEGKCYLTTANLDGETNYKMKSCPKLTRDFNDPEKMDRLRAHIQYQQPTVNLYQFVGTLTVYSTRVAPEDSSELLASSDTDGGVASLGLDNLLLRGARLKDTDFVYGCAVYTGQDTKLGLNSLLTNNKFSTVEKSMNYFLLAFLVLLIFEIALCTIQKYAKQPYLADAFYLGELPPTSFGGVMQDLASFLIIFNYVIPISLYVTLEMQKFLGTIFFVWDDDLYCPVADERAVCNTSDLNEELGQVEYLLTDKTGTLTENCMEFRQCSIGGTKYIEEDCVLMRATDNSATSLERVEEFSAEVEDFLITLALCHTVTITGNNKRKKKLRASRTEIIPGMENTAFQFHRGDYDYQASSPDEKALAEACQRLDMVYCGETNDICRVLFQGQERLYSRLHVLEFDSDRKRMSVILQFPDDSIWLLCKGAESAILPRCDFGPVSETESHIKDYAMMGLRTLAIAVRPLSAEDYEEISFQLDQAHQALTDREKKVSEVCDLIESHMTLLGATGVEDQLQDGVPETLESLRAAGIKVWVLTGDKLETAVNIAHSCGHFKRGTELLILSDPEKTEETLENLEKKIIDTRDRHFGMVVDGQCLAVALKQHRDRFSQIARHCEAVVCCRMSPIQKAEVVKLVKGFPGKPITAAIGDGANDVSMIQEAHIGLGLMGKEGRQAVRCADFAFARFRFLRKVLLVHGHWYYWRVSSLVQYFFYKNIAFITPVVFFTIHSAYSTQPVYDPYFLTFYNILFTSLPILIYGLFEQNFTAPQLLEHLHLYKDITKNALMSWGQFFKWNLLGVWHSIVVYFGCLLLWQSDPAFFDSGITLDYWSFGTLIYHAVIFIVSIKLAIESRYWTALFIFSILISIIGFIGLTFLYSGVVFNALDNEQMLFVYVTVLSTGSAWLFTLFSIVTALLPDFLVAVWETYSVGGGVLVNKRHTPGQIVRKKLDRTYSLLSQSRLGKFVISKKRGSSSYERPQPTSYETRRTSNLQTHRETCTESIGQTPCEGPLEV is encoded by the exons ATGCAGGTAACCCTGGACACAATACCGAAAGATAAGATAAGGACGGATGATGAACTCTTCAATGATAAACCAACGACAAAGCGTTACGAAAGGCTCCGATCGTTCAATTCTGCCCCTTTACATCGTCGCCAGTGTCTCCACAACGTTCCTGCAATTTTTAACGCGTCAGACTTGTCGAACCTGATGGAAAACTTTCGTCGTTGG AGACAAAGTACAAGGAAAGCGGCGGCTAACAGGTTTATCTTCGTTGGGAATGCCGTGCCTCAAAATGCTAGTCCTCCAGCCGAGTACGACCGCCAGAAATTCTGTGATAATGAAATTGTTTCCTCCAAGTACACAGCGCTGAACTTCCTGccgaaaaatttgtttgaacAGTTCCGACGTATCGCAAATTTCTACTTCCTCTGCATAGCCATTATTCAG ATTGTTAGCGACAGCCCCACTAGTCCGATTACCAGCATCCTTCCTTTgatctttgttgttgttgtaacgGCAGTTAAACAAGGTTACGAGGATTTTTTAAGGCACCGAAATGATCGGCAGGTTAATGAGCAATTGATTGATGTGGTACGAAACGGAGAGTTACAG aaaGTTAAATCCAAGGATATTCACGTAGGAGATGTACTCAGGATCGAAGAGGATGATAGTTTTCCCTGCGATTTAGTGCTGTTGGCGTCATCGTACGCTGAGGGAAAGTGCTACCTGACTACGGCTAACCTGGACGGCGAAACAAATTATAAA ATGAAAAGTTGCCCAAAGTTGACTCGCGATTTCAATGATCCAGAAAAAATGGATCGATTAAGGGCACACATTCAGTATCAACAGCCGACGGTGAATCTCTACCAATTTGTTGGCACCTTGACTGTATACTCGACAAGAGTTGCTCCAGAGGACTCGTCAGAACTCCTGGCAAGTTCTGATACTGACGGAGGAGTGGCTTCCTTAGGATTAGATAATCTTCTTTTACGAGGTGCTAGATTGAAAGATACAGATTTCGTCTACG GATGCGCCGTTTATACTGGACAGGATACAAAACTAGGTCTCAACTCGTTGCTGACCAACAACAAGTTCTCCACCGTTGAAAA GAGCATGAATTACTTTCTCCTCGCTTTTTTGGtccttttgatttttgaaattgcCCTGTGTACAATACAGAAATACGCCAAACAGCCTTATCTGG CTGACGCATTTTATCTCGGTGAACTGCCACCAACATCTTTCGGTGGAGTCATGCAGGATCTTGCATCATTTCTTATCATTTTCAACTACGTCATTCCTATATCACTCTACGTTACTCTTG AAATGCAAAAGTTTTTGGGGACTATTTTCTTTGTGTGGGACGATGACCTTTACTGCCCAGTTGCGGACGAACGGGCCGTTTGCAACACCTCTGATCTCAACGAAGAATTGGGACAA GTGGAATACTTGTTAACTGACAAGACCGGCACCTTGACCGAGAACTGTATGGAATTTCGCCAGTGCTCCATTGGAGGTACAAAGTATATTGAAGAAGATTGCGTTTTGATGAGAGCAACTGATAATAGTGCGACTAGTTTGGAACGGGTTGAAGAGTTTTCG GCGGAAGTTGAAGATTTTCTTATCACTCTGGCCCTTTGCCATACAGTCACGATTACGGGCAACAACAAACGCAAGAAAAAACTAAGAGCAAGTAGAACTGAAATCATACCTGGTATGGAAAACACGGCTTTTCAATTCCATAGAGGTGATTATGATTATCAGGCCTCCAGTCCAGATGAGAAAGCATTAGCCGAAGCGTGTCAAAG ATTGGATATGGTGTATTGCGGAGAGACCAACGATATATGCAGAGTTCTGTTTCAAGGTCAAGAACGATTATATAGTCGTTTACACGTGCTAGAATTCGACTCTGATCGGAAACGCATGTCTGTGATTCTCCAGTTTCCGGACGACTCCATTTGGCTTCTGTGTAAGGGCGCTGAAAGCGCGATCCTGCCTCGTTGTGACTTTGGACCTGTTTCCGAAACCGAAAGCCACATCAAAGACTATGCAATG ATGGGATTGCGAACATTGGCGATTGCAGTCCGTCCTTTATCCGCAGAGGATTATGAAGAAATTAGTTTTCAACTGGACCAAGCTCATCAGGCTCTAACCgatagagagaaaaaagtGTCTGAAGTGTGCGACCTCATAGAATCACATATGACGTTGCTAGGAGCGACAGGGGTAGAAGATCAACTACAAGACGGCGTCCCTGAAACACTAGAATCGCTCAGAGCTGCAGGAATCAAG GTTTGGGTATTGACTGGTGATAAATTGGAAACTGCCGTGAATATCGCCCATTCGTGCGGACATTTCAAACGCGGCACAGAACTATTAATTCTGAGTGACCCAGAGAAAACTGAAGAAACTTTGGAAAACCTTGA aaagaaaataattgatACAAGAGATCGCCATTTTGGCATGGTAGTGGATGGTCAATGCTTAGCTGTGGCTCTAAAGCAGCACAGAGATAGGTTCAGTCAGATAGCCAGACACTGTGAAGCTGTCGTTTGTTGCCGCATGTCGCCCATCCAAAAAGCCGAA GTAGTAAAATTAGTTAAAGGATTTCCTGGGAAGCCTATTACTGCAGCCATTGGTGATGGAGCAAATGATGTCTCAATGATTCAGGAAGCTCATATTGGATTGG GTCTAATGGGAAAAGAAGGACGTCAAGCAGTTCGTTGCGCTGATTTTGCCTTTGCCCGTTTTCGATTTCTTCGGAAAGTTTTGCTCGTTCACGGTCATTGGTATTACTGGCGTGTTTCTTCCCTTGTCCAGTATTTCTTTTACAAAAACATAGCATTTATCACGCCAGTGGTTTTCTTCACTATCCACAGTGCGTACTCTACTCAG CCAGTTTACGACCCCTACTTTTTGACCTTCTACAACATTCTTTTTACCTCGTTGCCAATCCTCATCTACGGTTTATTTGAACAGAATTTTACTGCGCCACAGCTTCTCGAGCACCTTCACCTTTATAAAGATATTACGAAAAATGCTCTAATGAGCTGGGGACAGTTTTTCAAGTGGAACTTGTTGG gAGTTTGGCATTCCATTGTCGTTTACTTTGGGTGTTTGCTTCTGTGGCAGTCAGACCCAGCGTTTTTCGATAGCGGAATAACGTTAGACTATTGGAGTTTCGGGACGTTAATATATCATGCCGTCATCTTTATCGTCAGCATAAAG TTGGCTATCGAATCTCGTTATTGGACAGcgctattcattttttctattttgataTCCATAATCGGATTCATAGGCCTTACATTCCTTTATTCTGGAGTTGTCTT CAATGCGCTGGATAATGAACAGATGCTATTTGTTTACGTAACTGTGCTCTCTACTGGATCCGCTTGGCTCTTCACGCTTTTTTCAATCGTGACTGCACTCCTTCCGGATTTCCTTGTTGCTGTCTGGGAAACTTACTCGGTGGGTGGTGGTGTTCTGGTTAACAAG CGACACACTCCTGGTCAAATTGTAAGGAAAAAACTTGACCGCACTTACTCGCTGTTGTCACAATCACGTCTTGGTAAGTTTGTCATTTCGAAGAAACGCGGATCTTCTTCATACGAGAGGCCCCAGCCAACATCCTATGAAACGCGTCGGACCAGTAACCTACAAACTCATCGCGAAACTTGCACTGAAAGTATTGGGCAAACACCTTGTGAAGG GCCTCTTGAAGTTTAG
- the LOC116932020 gene encoding phospholipid-transporting ATPase IF-like isoform X2, producing the protein MENFRRWRQSTRKAAANRFIFVGNAVPQNASPPAEYDRQKFCDNEIVSSKYTALNFLPKNLFEQFRRIANFYFLCIAIIQIVSDSPTSPITSILPLIFVVVVTAVKQGYEDFLRHRNDRQVNEQLIDVVRNGELQKVKSKDIHVGDVLRIEEDDSFPCDLVLLASSYAEGKCYLTTANLDGETNYKMKSCPKLTRDFNDPEKMDRLRAHIQYQQPTVNLYQFVGTLTVYSTRVAPEDSSELLASSDTDGGVASLGLDNLLLRGARLKDTDFVYGCAVYTGQDTKLGLNSLLTNNKFSTVEKSMNYFLLAFLVLLIFEIALCTIQKYAKQPYLADAFYLGELPPTSFGGVMQDLASFLIIFNYVIPISLYVTLEMQKFLGTIFFVWDDDLYCPVADERAVCNTSDLNEELGQVEYLLTDKTGTLTENCMEFRQCSIGGTKYIEEDCVLMRATDNSATSLERVEEFSAEVEDFLITLALCHTVTITGNNKRKKKLRASRTEIIPGMENTAFQFHRGDYDYQASSPDEKALAEACQRLDMVYCGETNDICRVLFQGQERLYSRLHVLEFDSDRKRMSVILQFPDDSIWLLCKGAESAILPRCDFGPVSETESHIKDYAMMGLRTLAIAVRPLSAEDYEEISFQLDQAHQALTDREKKVSEVCDLIESHMTLLGATGVEDQLQDGVPETLESLRAAGIKVWVLTGDKLETAVNIAHSCGHFKRGTELLILSDPEKTEETLENLEKKIIDTRDRHFGMVVDGQCLAVALKQHRDRFSQIARHCEAVVCCRMSPIQKAEVVKLVKGFPGKPITAAIGDGANDVSMIQEAHIGLGLMGKEGRQAVRCADFAFARFRFLRKVLLVHGHWYYWRVSSLVQYFFYKNIAFITPVVFFTIHSAYSTQPVYDPYFLTFYNILFTSLPILIYGLFEQNFTAPQLLEHLHLYKDITKNALMSWGQFFKWNLLGVWHSIVVYFGCLLLWQSDPAFFDSGITLDYWSFGTLIYHAVIFIVSIKLAIESRYWTALFIFSILISIIGFIGLTFLYSGVVFNALDNEQMLFVYVTVLSTGSAWLFTLFSIVTALLPDFLVAVWETYSVGGGVLVNKRHTPGQIVRKKLDRTYSLLSQSRLGKFVISKKRGSSSYERPQPTSYETRRTSNLQTHRETCTESIGQTPCEGPLEV; encoded by the exons ATGGAAAACTTTCGTCGTTGG AGACAAAGTACAAGGAAAGCGGCGGCTAACAGGTTTATCTTCGTTGGGAATGCCGTGCCTCAAAATGCTAGTCCTCCAGCCGAGTACGACCGCCAGAAATTCTGTGATAATGAAATTGTTTCCTCCAAGTACACAGCGCTGAACTTCCTGccgaaaaatttgtttgaacAGTTCCGACGTATCGCAAATTTCTACTTCCTCTGCATAGCCATTATTCAG ATTGTTAGCGACAGCCCCACTAGTCCGATTACCAGCATCCTTCCTTTgatctttgttgttgttgtaacgGCAGTTAAACAAGGTTACGAGGATTTTTTAAGGCACCGAAATGATCGGCAGGTTAATGAGCAATTGATTGATGTGGTACGAAACGGAGAGTTACAG aaaGTTAAATCCAAGGATATTCACGTAGGAGATGTACTCAGGATCGAAGAGGATGATAGTTTTCCCTGCGATTTAGTGCTGTTGGCGTCATCGTACGCTGAGGGAAAGTGCTACCTGACTACGGCTAACCTGGACGGCGAAACAAATTATAAA ATGAAAAGTTGCCCAAAGTTGACTCGCGATTTCAATGATCCAGAAAAAATGGATCGATTAAGGGCACACATTCAGTATCAACAGCCGACGGTGAATCTCTACCAATTTGTTGGCACCTTGACTGTATACTCGACAAGAGTTGCTCCAGAGGACTCGTCAGAACTCCTGGCAAGTTCTGATACTGACGGAGGAGTGGCTTCCTTAGGATTAGATAATCTTCTTTTACGAGGTGCTAGATTGAAAGATACAGATTTCGTCTACG GATGCGCCGTTTATACTGGACAGGATACAAAACTAGGTCTCAACTCGTTGCTGACCAACAACAAGTTCTCCACCGTTGAAAA GAGCATGAATTACTTTCTCCTCGCTTTTTTGGtccttttgatttttgaaattgcCCTGTGTACAATACAGAAATACGCCAAACAGCCTTATCTGG CTGACGCATTTTATCTCGGTGAACTGCCACCAACATCTTTCGGTGGAGTCATGCAGGATCTTGCATCATTTCTTATCATTTTCAACTACGTCATTCCTATATCACTCTACGTTACTCTTG AAATGCAAAAGTTTTTGGGGACTATTTTCTTTGTGTGGGACGATGACCTTTACTGCCCAGTTGCGGACGAACGGGCCGTTTGCAACACCTCTGATCTCAACGAAGAATTGGGACAA GTGGAATACTTGTTAACTGACAAGACCGGCACCTTGACCGAGAACTGTATGGAATTTCGCCAGTGCTCCATTGGAGGTACAAAGTATATTGAAGAAGATTGCGTTTTGATGAGAGCAACTGATAATAGTGCGACTAGTTTGGAACGGGTTGAAGAGTTTTCG GCGGAAGTTGAAGATTTTCTTATCACTCTGGCCCTTTGCCATACAGTCACGATTACGGGCAACAACAAACGCAAGAAAAAACTAAGAGCAAGTAGAACTGAAATCATACCTGGTATGGAAAACACGGCTTTTCAATTCCATAGAGGTGATTATGATTATCAGGCCTCCAGTCCAGATGAGAAAGCATTAGCCGAAGCGTGTCAAAG ATTGGATATGGTGTATTGCGGAGAGACCAACGATATATGCAGAGTTCTGTTTCAAGGTCAAGAACGATTATATAGTCGTTTACACGTGCTAGAATTCGACTCTGATCGGAAACGCATGTCTGTGATTCTCCAGTTTCCGGACGACTCCATTTGGCTTCTGTGTAAGGGCGCTGAAAGCGCGATCCTGCCTCGTTGTGACTTTGGACCTGTTTCCGAAACCGAAAGCCACATCAAAGACTATGCAATG ATGGGATTGCGAACATTGGCGATTGCAGTCCGTCCTTTATCCGCAGAGGATTATGAAGAAATTAGTTTTCAACTGGACCAAGCTCATCAGGCTCTAACCgatagagagaaaaaagtGTCTGAAGTGTGCGACCTCATAGAATCACATATGACGTTGCTAGGAGCGACAGGGGTAGAAGATCAACTACAAGACGGCGTCCCTGAAACACTAGAATCGCTCAGAGCTGCAGGAATCAAG GTTTGGGTATTGACTGGTGATAAATTGGAAACTGCCGTGAATATCGCCCATTCGTGCGGACATTTCAAACGCGGCACAGAACTATTAATTCTGAGTGACCCAGAGAAAACTGAAGAAACTTTGGAAAACCTTGA aaagaaaataattgatACAAGAGATCGCCATTTTGGCATGGTAGTGGATGGTCAATGCTTAGCTGTGGCTCTAAAGCAGCACAGAGATAGGTTCAGTCAGATAGCCAGACACTGTGAAGCTGTCGTTTGTTGCCGCATGTCGCCCATCCAAAAAGCCGAA GTAGTAAAATTAGTTAAAGGATTTCCTGGGAAGCCTATTACTGCAGCCATTGGTGATGGAGCAAATGATGTCTCAATGATTCAGGAAGCTCATATTGGATTGG GTCTAATGGGAAAAGAAGGACGTCAAGCAGTTCGTTGCGCTGATTTTGCCTTTGCCCGTTTTCGATTTCTTCGGAAAGTTTTGCTCGTTCACGGTCATTGGTATTACTGGCGTGTTTCTTCCCTTGTCCAGTATTTCTTTTACAAAAACATAGCATTTATCACGCCAGTGGTTTTCTTCACTATCCACAGTGCGTACTCTACTCAG CCAGTTTACGACCCCTACTTTTTGACCTTCTACAACATTCTTTTTACCTCGTTGCCAATCCTCATCTACGGTTTATTTGAACAGAATTTTACTGCGCCACAGCTTCTCGAGCACCTTCACCTTTATAAAGATATTACGAAAAATGCTCTAATGAGCTGGGGACAGTTTTTCAAGTGGAACTTGTTGG gAGTTTGGCATTCCATTGTCGTTTACTTTGGGTGTTTGCTTCTGTGGCAGTCAGACCCAGCGTTTTTCGATAGCGGAATAACGTTAGACTATTGGAGTTTCGGGACGTTAATATATCATGCCGTCATCTTTATCGTCAGCATAAAG TTGGCTATCGAATCTCGTTATTGGACAGcgctattcattttttctattttgataTCCATAATCGGATTCATAGGCCTTACATTCCTTTATTCTGGAGTTGTCTT CAATGCGCTGGATAATGAACAGATGCTATTTGTTTACGTAACTGTGCTCTCTACTGGATCCGCTTGGCTCTTCACGCTTTTTTCAATCGTGACTGCACTCCTTCCGGATTTCCTTGTTGCTGTCTGGGAAACTTACTCGGTGGGTGGTGGTGTTCTGGTTAACAAG CGACACACTCCTGGTCAAATTGTAAGGAAAAAACTTGACCGCACTTACTCGCTGTTGTCACAATCACGTCTTGGTAAGTTTGTCATTTCGAAGAAACGCGGATCTTCTTCATACGAGAGGCCCCAGCCAACATCCTATGAAACGCGTCGGACCAGTAACCTACAAACTCATCGCGAAACTTGCACTGAAAGTATTGGGCAAACACCTTGTGAAGG GCCTCTTGAAGTTTAG
- the LOC116932022 gene encoding phospholipid-transporting ATPase IF encodes MERFRRLWKKGAKNDFPNRFIFIGNTIPDGVQPPIHYDQKKYPDNEVISSKYTVVNFLPKNLFEQFRRIANTYFLLIGIIMIVINSPVSPWTTWLPLLFVVIITGAKQGYEDFLRHVRDREVNLQNIDVIRNGTIRKIKAKEIRVGDIVKIKQDESFPCDLVLLSSSNNEGKCYLTTANLDGETNYKVKISTRTTRDFDEPEKLNHLRGNIECQQPTVNLYQFIGTLTVYQCDSSNAISSVKASLGLDNLLLRGAKLKDTEFIYGCAVYTGQQTKLGLNSLITSNKFSTVERSMNRYLLVFMGLLALEIALCTMQKYLFLSNLDGAFYLGENETVSVVRVLADISAFLVIFSYIVPISLYTTLEVQKFTSSQFFGWDLNLYCESTDEPAICNTSDLNEELGQVQYLFTDKTGTLTENCMEFRQCSIAGKKYTERNGMLMVELEDGFRHVEQFSSSEEQFLITLALCHTATVIGLRKSNKEQENKFGNDNPTFIADRRDFEYQASSPDEKALIEACQKFGITYCGEIGGVCTICIKGERRSYRRLHVLEFDANRKRMSVIVQFPDDSIWLLCKGAESTVLPHCLAGSTTATEQHIKDYAILGLRTLTIASRRLSSEEYQEIDNLLEGASQSMTNREEELARSFNVIEAHLTLLGATGVEDQLQEEVQETLESLKVAGIKIWVLTGDKLETAVNIAHSCGHFKRGMHIFELSISDSVEEILLQTRKTIRNEQDLHYGMVVDGHCLAIALIHHRALLADVTKHCEAVVCCRMSPIQKAEVVKLVKEFPEKPTTAAIGDGANDVSMIQEAHIGLGIMGKEGRQAVRCADFAFARFHYLRRVLFIHGQWYYWRISSLAMYFFYKNVVFNTPVVFFCIFCAYSTQPVYDSFLLTMYNITFTGLPVFLFTVLDQNFTEQQLLSNLHLYGSTAGDARMSWSQFLKWNILALWHAIVIYFGTHLLYYYECDVVYDGQPLDFVTFGTIMCQVVAWVTNLKLLLESRHWTLLFAASVAISILLGFSAVVLLYCAYDYKFVESNAMLWIYMVSSSSPAAWLLHFLLVVLCLLPDLLVVMAETQIIRDGIVSSQSSIQRANGKLERIVSFMSQRSKKSVDIGLSHRRNSKMT; translated from the exons ATGGAACGCTTCCGCCGACTTTGG aAAAAAGGCGCAaagaatgattttccaaacaGGTTCATCTTTATTGGGAATACTATTCCGGATGGAGTTCAACCTCCGATTCATTATGATCAGAAAAAGTATCCGGATAATGAAGTTATTTCCTCCAAGTACACCGTCGTGAACTTTCTACCGAAGAACTTATTTGAACAATTTCGCCGGATAGCAAATACATATTTTCTTCTCATTGGCATCATCATG ATCGTGATCAACAGTCCCGTCAGCCCGTGGACAACTTGGCTGCCGCTGCTTTTCGTTGTGATCATAACGGGAGCAAAACAAGGCTATGAAGACTTCCTACGACACGTCAGAGACCGTGAAGTCAACTTGCAGAACATTGACGTTATTCGTAATGGAACAATTCGA AAAATTAAAGCGAAAGAAATCCGTGTTGGTGATATTGTGAAAATCAAACAAGATGAAAGTTTCCCGTGCGACCTAGTGTTGCTGTCGTCTTCCAACAACGAGGGAAAATGTTATTTGACTACGGCTAATTTAGACGGTGAAACTAACTACAAG GTTAAGATCAGCACAAGAACAACCAGAGATTTTGATGAGCCAGAAAAATTGAATCATTTAAGAGGGAACATTGAGTGTCAACAGCCAACGGTGAACTTGTACCAATTTATAGGAACCCTGACCGTTTACCAATGCGATTCTTCGAACGCGATTAGTTCCGTAAAAGCCTCTTTGGGACTTGACAACCTTTTACTTCGAGGAGCCAAGCTCAAGGACACGGAATTTATCTACG GGTGTGCCGTGTATACTGGCCAACAAACTAAACTCGGCCTTAACTCACTTATAACGAGCAATAAGTTTTCGACCGTCGAAAG GAGCATGAATCGCTATCTTTTAGTTTTCATGGGTCTTCTCGCGCTGGAAATAGCCCTTTGTACTATGCAGAAATATTTGTTCCTCTCAAATTTAG ACGGTGCGTTTTATCTAGGAGAGAACGAAACTGTGTCAGTGGTTCGCGTGTTGGCCGATATATCAGCTTTTCTTGTCATTTTCAGCTATATCGTACCTATTTCTCTATATACTACTTTAG AAGTACAAAAATTCACGAGCAGTCAATTTTTCGGATGGGACCTTAATCTGTACTGTGAGTCGACTGATGAACCTGCGATTTGTAACACGTCTGACTTGAACGAAGAACTGGGACAA GTTCAGTATCTTTTTACCGATAAAACTGGAACGCTAACAGAAAATTGCATGGAATTCCGTCAGTGTTCAATTGCGGGTAAAAAATACACCGAAAGAAATGGTATGCTTATGGTTGAATTGGAGGACGGCTTTCGACACGTTGAACAGTTTTCG tcatcagagGAGCAATTCCTGATCACACTAGCCCTGTGTCATACTGCTACCGTAATCGGTCTTCGTAAAAGCAacaaagaacaagaaaacaagtttGGAAATGACAATCCAACCTTTATTGCTGACAGGAGAGATTTCGAGTACCAAGCATCCAGCCCAGACGAGAAAGCACTCATTGAAGCCTGTCAAAA GTTTGGAATAACCTATTGCGGAGAGATTGGTGGCGTTTGCACCATCTGTATCAAAGGTGAAAGGCGGAGTTACCGCCGCTTGCACGTTTTAGAATTTGACGCTAACCGGAAGCGAATGTCGGTGATAGTTCAATTTCCAGACGATTCGATTTGGTTACTTTGTAAGGGTGCCGAAAGTACAGTATTGCCTCATTGTCTGGCTGGATCAACAACCGCAACTGAACAACACATTAAAGACTATgcaata CTCGGTCTGCGAACATTGACGATAGCATCGCGTCGTCTAAGTTCAGAAGAATACCAAGAAATCGACAATTTACTGGAAGGCGCTAGCCAATCGATGACAAACAGAGAGGAGGAATTGGCAAGATCTTTCAATGTTATTGAGGCTCATCTGACGTTGCTAGGAGCAACTGGAGTAGAGGATCAACTTCAAGAGGAAGTGCAAGAAACGCTTGAATCTCTTAAGGTTGCAGGAATTAAG ATATGGGTGCTTACTGGTGATAAGTTGGAAACCGCTGTTAACATAGCACATTCTTGTGGCCATTTCAAACGCGGTATGCACATTTTCGAATTGAGCATATCGGATAGCGTAGAAGAAATTTTACTTCAAACTAG GAAAACTATACGAAATGAACAAGATCTCCATTACGGAATGGTGGTTGATGGCCATTGCCTTGCCATAGCATTGATTCATCATCGAGCTCTTTTAGCCGACGTGACAAAACACTGTGAAGCTGTTGTCTGTTGTCGGATGTCACCTATCCAAAAGGCCGAG GTGGTGAAGCTGGTCAAAGAATTCCCAGAAAAACCTACCACAGCAGCCATCGGAGACGGGGCGAATGATGTGTCCATGATTCAAGAAGCTCATATTGGATTAG GTATAATGGGCAAAGAAGGTAGACAGGCTGTTCGTTGCGCGGACTTTGCCTTTGCACGTTTCCATTATTTGCGCCGGGTTTTATTCATTCATGGTCAGTGGTATTACTGGCGTATCTCTTCATTGGCTATGTATTTTTTCTACAAGAACGTCGTATTTAACACACCGGTCGTCTTCTTTTGTATATTCTGTGCCTACTCTACACAG CCAGTTTATGATAGTTTTCTGTTAACTATGTACAACATTACTTTCACGGGTTTGCCCGTGTTTCTGTTCACTGTTTTGGACCAGAACTTCACAGAACAACAGCTTTTAAGCAATCTTCACTTGTACGGTTCAACAGCAGGGGACGCTCGCATGAGCTGGTCTCAATTTCTTAAGTGGAACATCTTAG CTCTCTGGCACGCAATCGTGATTTACTTCGGGACGCATTTGTTGTATTACTACGAATGTGATGTTGTCTATGATGGTCAACCACTGGACTTTGTGACATTTGGCACAATCATGTGTCAAGTTGTCGCCTGGGTGACAAATTTAAAG CTCCTGCTGGAGTCGCGTCACTGGACTCTTTTATTCGCAGCCTCCGTAGCCATCTCTATTCTTCTAGGCTTTTCAGCCGTTGTACTCCTCTATTGCGCTTATGACTA TAAATTCGTCGAGAGTAACGCCATGTTGTGGATTTACATGGTATCTTCATCTTCCCCCGCTGCTTGGTTATTGCATTTcttgttggttgttctttgTCTATTACCGGATCTTCTTGTGGTAATGGCTGAAACACAGATTATCCGCGACGGCATTGTTTCTAGTCAA tCCTCAATCCAACGGGCTAATGGAAAACTAGAACGGATCGTGTCCTTCATGAGTCAGCGATCAAAGAAGTCGGTCGATATAGGCTTGTCTCACCGGCGGAACTcaaagatgacctaa